From Streptomyces sp. SAI-135:
GGGAGAGGTTCTCCTACTACGGCATGAGGGCTCTGCTCCCGCTGTACCTCGTCGCCCCGGGCGGCCTGCACCTCAGCGCCGCGACCGCGACCGCGATCTACTCCGTGTACGTGTCGCTGGTGTACCTGCTCGCGATGCCGGGCGGCTGGTTCGGCGACCGCGTGTGGGGTCCCCGGAAGACCGTCGCCGTCGCCGGTGCCGTGATCATGCTCGGTCACCTCACCCTGGCCCTGCCCTCCTCGGGCACCTTCTACGCCGGCCTCGGCCTGGTCGCGATCGGTTCCGGTCTGCTGAAGGCCAACATCTCCACGATGGTCGGCCACCTCTACGAGGGCCCGGACGATCCCCGCCGCGACGGCGGCTTCACGGTCTTCTACATGGGCATCAACCTCGGTGCCTTCGCCGCCCCGCTGGTCATCGGCACCATCGGCGAGAACGTCAACTGGCACCTGGGCTTCGCGCTCGCCGCCCTCGGCATGGCCCTGGGCCTCGCCCAGTTCCTGATCGGCAGCCGCCACCTGGCCGACCGCTCCAGCGTCGTCCCGACGCCGCTGTCCGACGCGGAGAAGTCCGCCACCCTGCGCAAGGCCGCGATCTGGGCCGGCATCGCCGTCGTCTTCTACGCGATCGTCGGCTTCACCGGCCACTACACGCTGAACTGGATCCTGGTCCCGCTGACCCTGCTCGGCGTGATCATCCCGGTGATGGTCCTGGTCAACATCAAGCGGGACAAGGACCTGGACCGCACCGAGCAGAAGTCGATGTCCGCGTACATCTGGTTCTTCGTCGCCGCGGCCGTCTTCTGGATGATCTACGACCAGGGCGGCTCGACCCTGTCGATCTTCGCGGACTCCTCCGCCGAGAACAGCGTCCTCGGCTGGACGTTCCCGGTCTCCTGGTACCAGTCGGTCAACCCCGTCCTCATCATGGCCCTGGCCCCGGTCTTCGCCTGGTTCTGGCTGGCGCTGAACCGGCGTGGCAAGGAGCCGAGCACGGCTGTGAAGTTCGCCTCCGGTCTGGTGCTCGTCGGTGCGTCCTTCTTCCTGTTCCTCGCGCCGCTGTCCATCGCGGAGGGTGGCCACAAGGCCGCCGCGCTGTGGCTGGTCGCGATCTACTTCGTGCAGACCGTGGGTGAGCTGCTGCTGTCGCCGGTGGGTCTGTCGGTGACCACGAAGATGGCCCCCGCGAAGTACGCCTCGCAGATGATGGGCGTGTGGTTCCTCGCGGTCACCGCCGGTGACGCGACGACCGGACTCCTCTCCATCGCCGGGGTCGACCTCAACAAGACCGGGATCGTCGCCCTGGAGGCGACGCTCGCCGTTCTCGCCGGTGTCGCGGTGTGGATGTACCGCAACCGGGTCAAGGAGCTCATGGGCAGCGTGCGCTGACCCGACGAGCACCGAGCGCTGCAACCGCGGGACGCCGGATCCTGGTGGATCCCGGCGCCCCGTGCGTTTCCCGCGCCCCTAGAGCCTCTTGCGCCCGGGCAGGAACGTGAAGATCGCGCCGCCCAGCAGCAGCGCCGTGCCCGCCACCAGACCCAGCGCCTTCAGCGCCGCGTGGTCGTCCGCACCCGTCGCCGCCAGGCCGCCGCTGGTCGACGAACCGCTCGTGCTCG
This genomic window contains:
- a CDS encoding oligopeptide:H+ symporter, encoding MASSLTKDSVTPGTPGSDTAFFGHPRGLATLFMTEMWERFSYYGMRALLPLYLVAPGGLHLSAATATAIYSVYVSLVYLLAMPGGWFGDRVWGPRKTVAVAGAVIMLGHLTLALPSSGTFYAGLGLVAIGSGLLKANISTMVGHLYEGPDDPRRDGGFTVFYMGINLGAFAAPLVIGTIGENVNWHLGFALAALGMALGLAQFLIGSRHLADRSSVVPTPLSDAEKSATLRKAAIWAGIAVVFYAIVGFTGHYTLNWILVPLTLLGVIIPVMVLVNIKRDKDLDRTEQKSMSAYIWFFVAAAVFWMIYDQGGSTLSIFADSSAENSVLGWTFPVSWYQSVNPVLIMALAPVFAWFWLALNRRGKEPSTAVKFASGLVLVGASFFLFLAPLSIAEGGHKAAALWLVAIYFVQTVGELLLSPVGLSVTTKMAPAKYASQMMGVWFLAVTAGDATTGLLSIAGVDLNKTGIVALEATLAVLAGVAVWMYRNRVKELMGSVR